A genomic segment from Sorangium aterium encodes:
- a CDS encoding HU family DNA-binding protein, with protein sequence MTKSELIDAIAGRGELTKARAELVVNCVFDAMTQALQRNEGIEIRGFGSFTVRPYKPYSGRNPRTGQPVPVPAKRLPFFKVGKELKELVNASRAYAISGDDDDDDEDDEETDDE encoded by the coding sequence ATGACGAAAAGCGAGCTCATCGACGCGATCGCGGGACGGGGGGAGCTCACCAAGGCTCGAGCGGAGCTCGTCGTGAACTGCGTCTTCGACGCGATGACGCAGGCGCTCCAGCGCAACGAAGGCATCGAGATCCGCGGGTTCGGCAGCTTCACGGTCAGGCCGTACAAGCCCTACAGCGGCAGGAACCCGCGCACGGGCCAGCCGGTGCCCGTGCCCGCCAAGCGCCTTCCGTTCTTCAAGGTCGGCAAGGAGCTCAAGGAGCTCGTCAACGCGAGCCGCGCGTACGCGATCTCGGGCGACGACGACGACGACGACGAGGACGACGAGGAGACCGACGACGAATGA
- the tyrS gene encoding tyrosine--tRNA ligase: MVPAERQLQILCKGVVDLHVRAELEERIREGKPLRVKAGFDPTRPDLHLGHTVVMQKMREFQELGHHVVFVVGDFTAMVGDPTGKNELRPRLSREEVVAAAETYQAQAFKVLDKNRTEVRYNSEWLNKLDPTQMIELCAKYTVARMLERDDFKKRYEEARPIYVHEFMYPLLQAYDSVELEADIELGGTDQLFNLLVARDLMPRYGKRAQMVMTMPLLEGTNARVEDGKVVGAKMSKSADNYVGITEPPFDMLQKLMLVDDGVIWRYMELLSSRPPEEIAALREAVLRGEQGVIAVKELFAQEIVTRFHSAEDARAALERRRSVAAGGLPENIEELHVASDRDTIPIGNALALAGLAESTSAARRLVKGGAVHLDGEVVKDEQLKLERGKRYLVRVGSKNRRFAHLVVG, encoded by the coding sequence ATGGTCCCCGCCGAACGTCAGCTCCAGATCCTCTGCAAGGGTGTCGTCGACCTCCACGTCCGAGCCGAGCTCGAGGAGCGGATCCGCGAGGGCAAGCCGCTGCGCGTGAAGGCCGGCTTCGACCCGACCCGCCCCGATCTCCACCTCGGCCACACGGTGGTGATGCAGAAGATGCGGGAGTTCCAGGAGCTCGGGCACCACGTGGTCTTCGTGGTCGGCGACTTCACGGCGATGGTCGGCGATCCGACCGGCAAGAACGAGCTGCGCCCGCGGCTCTCGCGCGAGGAGGTCGTCGCCGCGGCGGAGACCTACCAGGCGCAGGCGTTCAAGGTCCTCGACAAGAACAGGACCGAGGTCCGCTACAACTCCGAGTGGCTGAACAAGCTCGATCCGACGCAGATGATCGAGCTCTGCGCGAAGTACACAGTCGCCCGCATGCTGGAGCGCGACGACTTCAAGAAGCGCTACGAGGAGGCGCGGCCCATCTACGTGCACGAGTTCATGTACCCGCTCCTCCAGGCCTACGACTCGGTCGAGCTCGAGGCCGACATCGAGCTCGGCGGCACCGATCAGCTCTTCAACCTGCTCGTGGCGCGCGACCTGATGCCCCGCTACGGAAAGCGCGCCCAGATGGTGATGACGATGCCGCTCCTCGAGGGCACGAACGCGCGCGTCGAGGACGGGAAGGTCGTGGGCGCCAAGATGTCGAAGAGCGCGGACAACTACGTCGGCATCACCGAGCCGCCGTTCGACATGCTGCAGAAGCTGATGCTCGTCGATGACGGCGTGATCTGGCGGTACATGGAGCTCCTGTCGTCGCGCCCGCCCGAGGAGATCGCCGCCCTGCGGGAGGCGGTCCTCCGCGGCGAGCAGGGCGTCATCGCGGTGAAGGAGCTCTTCGCGCAGGAGATCGTCACCCGCTTCCACTCGGCGGAGGACGCGCGCGCGGCCCTCGAGCGGCGCCGCAGCGTCGCGGCCGGCGGCCTGCCGGAGAATATCGAGGAGCTCCACGTGGCGAGCGACCGCGACACGATCCCGATCGGCAACGCGCTGGCGCTGGCGGGGCTCGCCGAGTCGACCTCCGCGGCGCGGCGCCTCGTGAAGGGCGGCGCGGTGCACCTCGACGGCGAGGTGGTCAAGGACGAGCAGCTCAAGCTCGAGCGTGGGAAGCGCTACCTGGTCCGCGTCGGCTCGAAGAACCGCCGCTTCGCCCACCTCGTCGTTGGCTGA
- a CDS encoding alpha/beta hydrolase codes for MPTTTSGFFLQCASRGTLELVLPAADTPFGVEHHRREEASGPWRHVATFASGLGPVEAVSLIQSNFGDPGHLEAVVRAGDRLAAFWCAPSSEPSWSEPRFFAEGAAGDPALIQGGSGGKGNFELVVPHASGGIAHYHRDNDTAELGWRGPVIFGEGLGRFEAVAMIQRVAGAPHGPHAPGDLEVVARVGDRLLMFWRSPGSGAGWHGPEEVVSGVRGTPALFWSAIGGPATLELFSPLARVGLARWCRDDGARGARFRGPTVFATDLGRCEAVSVIESWPLGRIELAVRAEGRIVHATRDGALWSQRAILGNAPPSPADVPSPATLPPPATTTNRPPAATTSRPPAATPSRPPAATTSRPPAATPSRPPPSTSSPPPAPLPTGASPRLRAGPHRAGFRRIGALSLSADACYPDTWPFQGALYRCPARSAALLYYPASADGEEAPLSAGGPFPVIAIAHERRLATSAATAGSPAGLAQDYRQLAGVMAHLARWGFVVVAPDLSWLTPDDAPLRRAAVLRDALTHLRAGSRGPLLVDFARVGLIGHGLGAQAALALALDAACPFDVRALALLAPAGAPERALPIDALAPRPALVVRGTADPVAASVPAALYDRARAPKHLVTLPGANHFGYTTSLGLVEPLDGHAGLSRREQQAIAMGYLAAFFNGYLRDARGDLDALSGKAPLEGLEAREIPVDAEVPDGGAGS; via the coding sequence ATGCCCACCACGACCAGCGGCTTCTTCCTGCAATGCGCCTCCCGCGGCACGCTCGAGCTCGTCCTGCCCGCCGCCGACACGCCGTTCGGCGTCGAGCACCACCGCCGCGAGGAGGCTTCCGGGCCGTGGCGTCACGTGGCGACGTTCGCCAGCGGCCTCGGGCCGGTCGAGGCGGTGTCGCTCATCCAGAGCAACTTCGGCGATCCAGGCCACCTCGAGGCGGTGGTGCGCGCCGGGGATCGGCTGGCCGCGTTCTGGTGCGCGCCCTCGAGCGAGCCGTCGTGGAGCGAGCCGCGCTTCTTCGCGGAGGGCGCGGCCGGCGACCCCGCCCTGATCCAGGGCGGCTCCGGGGGCAAGGGCAACTTCGAGCTCGTGGTGCCCCACGCGAGCGGCGGGATCGCGCACTACCACCGCGACAACGACACCGCCGAGCTCGGCTGGCGCGGCCCGGTGATCTTCGGCGAGGGGCTCGGTCGATTCGAGGCGGTCGCGATGATCCAGCGCGTGGCCGGCGCGCCGCACGGACCGCACGCGCCCGGCGACCTCGAGGTCGTCGCGCGCGTCGGCGATCGCCTGCTGATGTTCTGGCGCTCTCCCGGGTCCGGGGCTGGGTGGCACGGCCCGGAGGAGGTGGTTTCGGGGGTCCGCGGGACACCGGCGCTCTTCTGGAGCGCGATCGGCGGACCTGCGACCCTCGAGCTGTTCTCGCCGCTCGCGCGCGTGGGGCTCGCTCGGTGGTGCCGCGACGACGGCGCCCGCGGGGCGCGCTTCCGCGGTCCGACCGTGTTCGCCACCGATCTGGGCCGGTGCGAGGCGGTATCGGTGATCGAGAGCTGGCCGCTCGGGCGGATCGAGCTCGCGGTGCGCGCCGAAGGGCGGATCGTCCACGCGACCCGCGACGGCGCGCTGTGGTCGCAGCGCGCGATCCTCGGCAACGCGCCCCCTTCTCCGGCGGATGTCCCCTCTCCGGCGACGCTCCCTCCGCCTGCCACCACGACGAATCGCCCGCCCGCCGCCACGACCTCTCGCCCGCCTGCCGCTACGCCTTCTCGCCCGCCCGCCGCCACGACCTCTCGCCCGCCTGCCGCCACGCCCTCTCGCCCGCCCCCCTCCACGAGTTCGCCTCCGCCTGCGCCGCTCCCGACCGGCGCGTCGCCGCGGCTGCGCGCCGGACCGCATCGGGCGGGATTCCGGCGCATCGGCGCGCTCTCGCTGTCGGCGGACGCCTGCTACCCCGACACGTGGCCATTCCAGGGCGCGCTCTACCGATGCCCCGCGCGGAGCGCCGCGCTGCTCTACTACCCCGCGTCCGCGGACGGCGAGGAGGCGCCGCTCTCGGCGGGAGGCCCGTTCCCGGTCATCGCGATCGCCCACGAGCGGCGCCTCGCCACGAGCGCGGCCACCGCGGGATCCCCCGCGGGTCTTGCCCAGGACTACCGCCAGCTCGCCGGCGTGATGGCGCACCTCGCGCGCTGGGGCTTCGTCGTCGTCGCGCCCGATCTCTCGTGGCTCACGCCCGACGACGCGCCGCTGCGCCGCGCCGCGGTGCTCCGGGACGCGCTCACGCACCTCCGCGCCGGCTCCCGGGGCCCCCTCCTGGTCGACTTCGCTCGGGTGGGCCTGATCGGCCACGGGCTCGGCGCGCAGGCGGCGCTCGCGCTCGCGCTCGACGCCGCTTGCCCGTTCGATGTCCGCGCCCTCGCGCTCCTCGCGCCGGCGGGCGCCCCCGAGCGCGCGCTGCCCATCGACGCGCTCGCGCCTCGGCCGGCGCTCGTCGTCCGCGGCACCGCGGATCCCGTCGCCGCCTCCGTCCCGGCGGCGCTCTACGACCGCGCGCGCGCCCCGAAGCACCTCGTGACCCTGCCCGGCGCGAACCACTTCGGCTACACGACGTCGCTCGGCCTCGTCGAGCCGCTCGACGGC
- a CDS encoding thioredoxin domain-containing protein has translation MPASAPVSRLLLLLFLWSLLAACAPGSAAAPAIEPPKMVVLLPPAAPTAVVAAEPEQEPEPGTAVPVTRADPWWGEPLAPVTLVVWGDYECPFTSRYMATLEQLKEAYGPYRLRIVWKHFPLAFHKNARPAHLAAETVFRLGGAEAFWKFHQLAFANQRSLTPESFEAWAAEAGVDQAAFHASFEEQRHAPKIDRDVEAGKTAGVTATPATFVNGVLLSGARPIDDFRTVVDEQLRAAEDLRRAGVPQERVYAALSEQNKARAPAPKPPTPRAPEDTTVWKVPVDGSPIRGNPDALVTLVMFSDFECPFCRRVAPTVEGLEKKYGAQLRVVFKHYPLPFHKRAEPAAELALEAKAQKGDAAFWKAYELLKAGGLEDADLAAHAKSLGLDVVRAQRAIAARRHAARIERDQRLADDLQARGTPHFFINGRRLAGAQPAEKFEALVDEQLANAAKLVAAGTPPAKVYDALQKDAKAANPPERILAPAPTKDNPGKGAKPGAKVTIQMFADFQCPFCKRVQPTIDEIIAAYPGKVRVVFRHLPLPFHTRAPLAAEASIEAFRQKGEAGFWAMAQRLWEDQSESGLGRGALEAHAAAIGLDVAKFRAALDSGAHRAAVEADLKLAERLRITGTPSFAINDYFLSGAQPTAHFTRLVNRALGPHDPPTKESLHGAGKPAAQPGAAQPTPAQPTPVPPTPAQPGATQPAPAQPPATAGQMGAKHLLIMYAGSLRARAHIVRTRDEARALAGQLLVRAQQGARFEDLAAQYSDEPAGRARGGDLGTFRKGMMVPEFEQAVENLAVGAMSGVVETPFGFHIILRTQ, from the coding sequence ATGCCTGCGTCAGCCCCTGTTTCCCGCCTGCTGTTGCTGCTGTTCCTCTGGAGCCTGCTCGCGGCGTGCGCGCCGGGCTCCGCGGCGGCGCCCGCGATCGAGCCGCCGAAGATGGTGGTCCTCCTGCCGCCCGCCGCGCCGACCGCTGTCGTGGCGGCCGAGCCGGAGCAGGAGCCGGAGCCGGGCACCGCGGTACCCGTCACCCGCGCGGATCCGTGGTGGGGCGAGCCGCTCGCGCCGGTCACCCTCGTGGTGTGGGGCGACTACGAGTGCCCCTTCACCTCCAGGTACATGGCGACGCTGGAGCAGCTGAAGGAGGCCTACGGGCCGTATCGGCTGCGCATCGTCTGGAAGCACTTCCCGCTCGCGTTCCACAAAAATGCGCGCCCGGCGCACCTGGCGGCCGAGACGGTGTTCCGGCTCGGCGGGGCCGAGGCGTTCTGGAAATTCCATCAGCTCGCCTTCGCCAACCAGCGCTCGCTCACGCCGGAGTCGTTCGAGGCCTGGGCCGCCGAGGCGGGCGTCGATCAGGCGGCGTTCCACGCGTCCTTCGAGGAGCAGCGGCACGCGCCGAAGATCGACCGGGACGTCGAGGCCGGCAAGACCGCGGGCGTCACGGCCACCCCGGCGACCTTCGTGAACGGGGTGTTGCTCAGCGGGGCGCGGCCCATCGACGACTTCCGGACCGTCGTCGACGAGCAGCTCCGGGCGGCCGAGGATCTCCGGCGAGCCGGCGTCCCGCAGGAGCGCGTCTACGCGGCCCTGTCCGAGCAGAACAAGGCGCGCGCCCCGGCCCCGAAGCCGCCCACGCCGCGGGCCCCCGAGGACACGACCGTGTGGAAGGTGCCTGTCGACGGGTCGCCGATCCGGGGCAACCCGGACGCTCTGGTCACGCTGGTCATGTTCTCGGACTTCGAGTGTCCGTTCTGTCGCAGGGTCGCCCCGACCGTCGAAGGCCTCGAAAAGAAGTACGGCGCTCAGCTGCGCGTCGTCTTCAAGCACTACCCGCTCCCCTTCCACAAGCGGGCCGAGCCCGCCGCGGAGCTCGCGCTGGAGGCCAAGGCGCAGAAGGGCGACGCGGCGTTCTGGAAGGCGTACGAGCTCTTGAAGGCCGGGGGCCTCGAGGACGCGGACCTCGCGGCGCACGCGAAGTCCCTGGGCCTCGACGTGGTCCGCGCGCAGAGGGCCATCGCCGCCCGGCGCCACGCGGCGCGCATCGAGCGCGATCAGCGCCTCGCCGACGACCTCCAGGCGAGGGGGACGCCCCATTTCTTCATCAACGGCAGGCGGCTCGCCGGCGCCCAGCCGGCGGAGAAGTTCGAGGCCCTCGTCGACGAGCAGCTCGCGAACGCCGCGAAGCTCGTGGCCGCGGGCACGCCGCCCGCGAAGGTCTACGACGCGCTTCAGAAGGACGCGAAGGCCGCCAACCCGCCCGAGCGGATCCTCGCCCCCGCGCCGACCAAGGACAACCCCGGCAAGGGGGCGAAGCCCGGCGCGAAGGTGACGATCCAGATGTTCGCCGACTTCCAGTGCCCGTTCTGCAAGCGCGTCCAGCCCACGATCGACGAGATCATCGCCGCCTATCCGGGCAAGGTCCGCGTTGTGTTCAGGCACCTGCCGCTCCCCTTCCACACGCGGGCGCCCCTCGCCGCCGAGGCGTCGATCGAGGCGTTCCGGCAGAAGGGCGAGGCCGGCTTCTGGGCGATGGCGCAGCGCCTGTGGGAGGACCAGTCCGAGAGCGGGCTCGGCCGGGGGGCGCTCGAGGCCCACGCGGCCGCGATCGGCCTCGACGTGGCGAAGTTCCGCGCCGCGCTCGACTCGGGAGCGCACCGCGCGGCGGTCGAGGCGGACCTGAAGCTCGCCGAGCGCCTGCGCATCACCGGCACGCCGTCCTTCGCCATCAACGACTACTTTCTCAGCGGGGCGCAGCCGACCGCGCACTTCACGCGGCTCGTCAACAGGGCGCTCGGCCCGCACGATCCCCCGACGAAGGAGTCGCTCCACGGCGCGGGCAAGCCCGCGGCCCAGCCGGGAGCAGCGCAGCCGACGCCGGCGCAACCGACGCCGGTGCCGCCGACGCCGGCGCAGCCGGGCGCGACGCAACCGGCGCCGGCCCAGCCCCCTGCGACGGCCGGCCAGATGGGGGCGAAGCACCTCCTCATCATGTATGCAGGATCACTGCGGGCCCGGGCGCACATCGTTCGCACGCGGGACGAGGCGCGCGCGCTCGCTGGGCAGCTGCTTGTGAGAGCGCAGCAGGGGGCGAGGTTCGAGGATCTCGCGGCCCAGTACAGCGACGAACCGGCTGGCCGCGCGCGCGGCGGCGATCTCGGCACGTTCCGCAAGGGCATGATGGTGCCCGAGTTCGAGCAGGCGGTGGAGAACCTCGCTGTCGGCGCGATGAGCGGGGTCGTGGAGACGCCGTTCGGCTTCCACATCATCCTGCGGACGCAATAG
- a CDS encoding TIGR02757 family protein: protein MRARKRGEAAPRAGDAAVKAAPRAGGAAVKAAPRAGDAAVKAAPRAGDAAVKAAPRAGDAAVKAAPRAGDAAVKAAPRRTDAARGAAVQAALDGVRARCAVEERRARDPVSFVHRYTDPADQELVALIAASLAFGNVKALYAKIGEALDRLGPEIALTADDARAVSARLRGFRHRIYRDRDLAGLIVGARRVQRASGSLGAAFAAELSRTRDLRQALGAWVRAIRRAGGLDRRPDDRGAAHILPDPEKGSAAKRLMLLLRWMIRPADGVDLGLWPVPPSALLIPVDTHIEKLGYNIGLTDRRGATWKTAEEITAALRGFDPADPVKYDFALCHLGMLQQCPSRRDPVRCEGCGVKPVCRHWDE from the coding sequence GTGAGGGCGCGCAAGCGCGGCGAGGCGGCGCCCCGGGCGGGCGACGCCGCGGTCAAGGCCGCGCCCCGGGCGGGCGGCGCCGCGGTCAAGGCGGCGCCCCGGGCGGGCGACGCCGCGGTCAAGGCCGCGCCCCGGGCGGGTGACGCCGCGGTCAAGGCCGCGCCCCGGGCGGGCGACGCCGCGGTCAAGGCCGCGCCCCGGGCGGGCGACGCCGCGGTCAAGGCCGCGCCCCGGCGGACGGACGCCGCGCGGGGCGCCGCGGTCCAGGCGGCGCTCGACGGGGTGCGCGCGCGGTGCGCCGTCGAGGAGCGCCGCGCGCGAGACCCGGTCTCCTTCGTCCATCGCTACACGGACCCGGCCGATCAGGAACTCGTGGCGCTCATCGCCGCGTCGCTCGCCTTCGGCAACGTGAAGGCGCTCTACGCCAAGATCGGCGAGGCGCTCGACCGCCTCGGGCCGGAGATCGCCCTCACCGCCGACGACGCCCGCGCCGTCTCGGCGCGGCTGCGCGGCTTCCGGCACCGGATCTACCGCGATCGCGACCTCGCCGGGCTGATCGTCGGCGCCCGGCGGGTGCAGCGGGCCTCGGGCTCGCTCGGCGCCGCCTTTGCGGCCGAGCTCTCGCGCACCCGCGACCTGCGCCAGGCCCTCGGGGCGTGGGTGCGGGCGATCCGACGTGCCGGCGGCCTCGACCGGCGTCCGGACGACCGCGGAGCAGCGCACATCCTCCCCGATCCCGAGAAGGGCAGCGCCGCCAAGCGGCTGATGCTCCTGCTGCGGTGGATGATCCGCCCCGCCGACGGCGTGGACCTCGGCCTGTGGCCGGTGCCCCCGTCGGCCCTCCTCATCCCGGTCGACACGCACATCGAGAAGCTCGGCTACAACATCGGGCTCACCGATCGCAGGGGCGCCACCTGGAAGACGGCAGAGGAGATCACCGCGGCCCTCCGCGGCTTCGATCCGGCCGATCCGGTCAAGTACGACTTCGCCCTCTGCCACCTCGGCATGCTCCAGCAATGCCCGTCGCGGCGCGATCCGGTCCGCTGCGAGGGGTGCGGCGTGAAGCCGGTCTGCCGTCACTGGGACGAGTGA
- a CDS encoding sensor histidine kinase, with protein MDLLPSAGQRHRVPYFALVPAIVVAVLVLGGIALRTTLQIEKARQQTVFDATLTLADERVDRLDKLIIAQDNVVAAHVDVANLSVIARRWLPTAARETPTVRAILVLDMDNEAHDVLAFASRGASGREDDAFRKLLLARLLPQMNFSGDTGELRHLHHVIDQQSLLVSYWQREHVGRRCLIVAWHEVPRLVHEVMPRLFRDLDREKSRMNVIDEEGRIVFGPPIIGGEFTVGRPFPTTLYNWRLQMALTTAEELGEKVERQRLIEILMVGFSALVALAGLAIVVLASVNERRLAALKSDFVANVSHELKTPLSLVRMFGELLLGDRVPNDEKRRQYLQIIVSESERLTALIENVLDFARVERGKAAYEFARGSVAEVATRAVDMYRYRAEREEMTVELTIAEGLPEALIDARALELALVNLLDNALKYAKDGGRVAVAVEVEGGGGGRLAALTRQARRVAIRVSDRGPGIDPDEQKHIFERFARGRRASERQVRGSGIGLALVKHIAESHGGAVRVESPLTDDGRGSAFVVSLPALEHDREAQEGAANAEPVVADPAPDAGSP; from the coding sequence ATGGACCTCCTCCCCTCCGCCGGGCAGCGCCATCGCGTCCCGTACTTCGCCCTCGTCCCCGCCATCGTCGTCGCCGTGCTCGTGCTCGGCGGGATCGCCCTGCGCACGACGCTGCAGATCGAGAAGGCGCGGCAGCAGACCGTCTTCGACGCGACGCTCACCCTCGCCGACGAGCGCGTCGATCGGCTCGACAAGCTGATCATCGCCCAGGACAACGTCGTCGCCGCGCACGTCGACGTGGCGAACCTCTCGGTCATCGCGCGGCGGTGGCTCCCCACGGCGGCCCGCGAGACGCCGACCGTGCGCGCCATCCTGGTCCTCGACATGGACAACGAGGCGCACGACGTGCTCGCGTTCGCCTCGCGCGGCGCGTCCGGGCGGGAGGACGACGCGTTCCGCAAGCTCCTGCTCGCCCGCCTCCTGCCGCAGATGAACTTCTCCGGCGACACGGGCGAGCTTCGCCACCTCCACCACGTCATCGATCAGCAGAGCCTTCTCGTGAGCTACTGGCAGCGCGAGCACGTGGGGCGCAGGTGCCTCATCGTCGCGTGGCACGAGGTGCCGCGCCTGGTCCACGAGGTGATGCCCCGGCTCTTCCGCGACCTCGATCGCGAGAAGAGCCGGATGAACGTCATCGACGAGGAGGGTCGCATCGTGTTCGGCCCGCCCATCATCGGCGGCGAGTTCACCGTCGGGCGCCCCTTCCCGACGACGCTCTACAACTGGCGGCTCCAGATGGCGCTCACCACGGCCGAGGAGCTCGGCGAGAAGGTCGAGCGGCAGCGCCTGATCGAGATCCTGATGGTCGGCTTCTCGGCCCTCGTCGCGCTGGCCGGGCTCGCGATCGTGGTGCTGGCCTCCGTGAACGAGCGGCGGCTCGCGGCGCTGAAGAGCGACTTCGTCGCGAACGTGTCCCACGAGCTCAAGACGCCGCTCTCGCTGGTCCGCATGTTCGGCGAGCTCCTGCTCGGCGATCGCGTCCCCAACGACGAGAAGCGCCGCCAGTACCTGCAGATCATCGTGAGCGAGAGCGAGCGGCTCACCGCGCTCATCGAGAACGTCCTCGATTTCGCCCGCGTCGAGCGGGGCAAGGCCGCCTACGAGTTCGCGCGCGGGAGCGTCGCCGAGGTGGCGACGCGCGCCGTCGACATGTACCGCTACCGCGCCGAGCGCGAGGAGATGACCGTGGAGCTCACGATCGCCGAGGGCCTGCCCGAGGCGCTCATCGACGCGCGCGCGCTCGAGCTCGCCCTCGTGAACCTGCTCGACAACGCGCTCAAGTACGCGAAGGACGGCGGCCGCGTCGCCGTCGCGGTGGAGGTCGAGGGCGGGGGCGGGGGGCGCCTCGCCGCGCTGACGCGCCAGGCGAGGCGGGTCGCCATCCGGGTGAGCGACCGCGGGCCGGGCATCGATCCCGACGAGCAGAAGCACATCTTCGAGCGCTTCGCGCGCGGACGGCGGGCGAGCGAGCGGCAGGTGCGCGGCAGCGGGATCGGGCTCGCGCTCGTGAAGCACATCGCCGAGAGCCATGGCGGCGCCGTGCGGGTCGAGAGCCCGCTCACCGACGACGGGCGCGGCAGCGCGTTCGTCGTGTCGCTCCCCGCGCTGGAGCACGACCGGGAGGCGCAAGAGGGCGCGGCGAACGCCGAGCCGGTGGTGGCCGATCCGGCGCCGGACGCGGGGTCGCCGTGA
- a CDS encoding GAF domain-containing protein — MRWFVEISSLGQNAPPSRKVCVEAPQWQPALQKARALRGDGGPLNNFSVDLLESGYRAIDPATRVRYVVQRAPDDAALTDGTDTPAGASPAGAASPRPAEPAGRVAGKRLIAPTVPFISMGTALLVSEPAGAQAQPAKGGEAVPGRDAPPERAAAPERGAAPERAPAELPPYQLISQREENPSERSPLTYRELVYAVATGTPRDLVSALLVDRLERARQRIDDARPGKFIHIAVFDHVFDGRPQRGPLATLAWKDWRSAEPEIQFRPRTGGTAPPPAMPPADVAPPVAVPPAAAPPAGAAPPATPATDVAPPVAAPPAAAPAATPATDVAPPVAAPPATPAMDVAPPAAAPPAAAPATDVAPPAAAPPGTPPAAAAAAVDAPPPAAAYPADLPRPALTPPPDVVLLAAPSDEQKGLPRLQLVPEAPEVAAATPAPPRRRSSFPPKNGRLSGDDLIAELFEACSDLHFLQDTLAGADFILALTLDKIPCALGLVSLFDINRREFVVVRQYGGKSALLARLSERAPLPLAAMRSRRAVVVPDAAKDERVMDERWKAIGVELRSVICAPVELAGRYLGLLEIGNPLDGKPFSESDGNALTYIGQQFAEFVGARGVVLEPGLVTAGAKKAAR, encoded by the coding sequence ATGCGTTGGTTCGTCGAGATCTCGTCGTTAGGCCAGAACGCTCCGCCGAGCAGGAAGGTGTGCGTCGAGGCCCCGCAGTGGCAGCCCGCGCTGCAGAAGGCCCGGGCGCTCCGCGGCGATGGGGGCCCGCTCAACAATTTCTCGGTGGATCTGCTGGAGAGCGGCTACCGAGCGATCGATCCGGCGACGCGCGTGCGGTACGTCGTGCAGCGCGCCCCGGACGACGCGGCGCTGACGGACGGGACCGACACCCCAGCGGGCGCGTCCCCGGCCGGGGCGGCTTCTCCCAGGCCGGCCGAGCCTGCGGGGCGCGTCGCAGGGAAGCGTCTGATCGCGCCCACGGTTCCGTTCATCTCGATGGGGACCGCGCTCCTCGTCTCGGAGCCAGCGGGCGCCCAGGCGCAGCCGGCGAAAGGCGGAGAGGCCGTGCCGGGGCGGGATGCGCCGCCGGAGCGAGCCGCGGCGCCGGAGCGAGGCGCCGCGCCGGAGCGAGCGCCCGCGGAGCTGCCGCCGTATCAGCTCATCTCGCAGCGCGAGGAGAACCCGTCCGAGCGCTCGCCGCTCACGTACCGAGAGCTCGTCTATGCGGTCGCGACCGGCACCCCGCGCGATCTCGTCAGCGCGCTGCTGGTCGATCGGCTCGAGCGCGCCCGGCAGCGCATCGACGACGCGCGCCCGGGCAAGTTCATCCATATCGCCGTGTTCGATCACGTCTTCGACGGTCGGCCTCAGCGCGGCCCGCTCGCGACCCTCGCCTGGAAAGACTGGCGCTCGGCCGAGCCCGAGATCCAGTTCCGCCCGCGCACCGGCGGCACCGCGCCGCCGCCGGCCATGCCGCCTGCGGACGTGGCGCCGCCGGTTGCCGTGCCGCCGGCCGCCGCGCCGCCTGCGGGCGCGGCGCCGCCTGCCACGCCGGCGACGGACGTGGCGCCGCCGGTCGCCGCGCCGCCGGCTGCCGCGCCGGCTGCCACGCCGGCGACGGACGTGGCGCCGCCGGTCGCCGCGCCGCCTGCCACGCCGGCGATGGACGTGGCGCCGCCGGCCGCCGCGCCGCCGGCTGCCGCGCCGGCGACGGACGTGGCGCCGCCGGCCGCCGCGCCGCCCGGCACGCCGCCTGCGGCCGCCGCGGCGGCTGTGGACGCGCCGCCGCCGGCCGCCGCGTATCCGGCGGACCTGCCGCGGCCAGCCCTCACGCCGCCGCCCGATGTGGTGCTGCTCGCCGCGCCGTCCGACGAGCAGAAGGGGCTGCCACGTCTCCAGCTCGTTCCGGAGGCGCCCGAGGTCGCTGCCGCCACGCCGGCCCCGCCGCGTCGGCGGTCCTCCTTCCCTCCGAAGAACGGGCGCCTCTCCGGCGACGACCTCATCGCGGAGCTGTTCGAGGCGTGCAGCGACCTGCACTTCCTCCAGGACACCCTCGCGGGCGCCGACTTCATCCTCGCGCTCACGCTCGACAAGATCCCGTGCGCCCTCGGGCTCGTGTCGCTGTTCGACATCAACCGGCGCGAGTTCGTCGTCGTCCGGCAGTACGGCGGCAAGAGCGCGCTCCTCGCCCGGCTGTCCGAGCGGGCGCCGCTCCCGCTGGCCGCGATGCGGTCGAGGCGCGCCGTCGTGGTGCCCGACGCGGCCAAGGACGAGCGCGTCATGGACGAGCGGTGGAAGGCGATCGGCGTCGAGCTCCGGAGCGTCATCTGCGCGCCCGTCGAGCTCGCGGGCCGCTACCTCGGCCTCCTCGAGATCGGAAACCCGCTCGACGGCAAGCCCTTCTCCGAGAGCGACGGCAACGCGCTCACCTACATCGGCCAGCAGTTCGCCGAGTTCGTCGGCGCGCGCGGCGTCGTCCTCGAGCCCGGCCTCGTGACCGCGGGGGCGAAGAAGGCCGCCCGCTAG